One Marmota flaviventris isolate mMarFla1 chromosome 17, mMarFla1.hap1, whole genome shotgun sequence genomic window, GCCCCTTGCTGAAGTCACCTCTTCTGGATCCGAAACTGCCGTAACAGCCACTGGACGACGAAGGGccacaggaggaggaagagcagcgTGGGAGCCGAGAGCCTGAGAGGCCAAGGCCgagccctgggcctgggcctctgCTGTCAAGAGGGAAGGAGTCAGAGGCCATCCTAGGCTCAGCACAGCCCTCCTTAGGAACCTGCTTCCAGAATTCACAGAGAGTCCTGCCTCCCCAAGATTGGGAGGATCTTACCCCCAAGTCTGAACCACTAGCTGGCAGTGTCCCTGACTCCTTGAGACCCAACTTCCTCCCACATCTTCCAGGCCCAGATGCCAGGACAGGCTGGAGGGAGGGACTGGCTCCTCTGGGCCACACAGCAATGACCCTGTTAGGACCAAAAAACCCTGTATTGTAAAGTATGTGCCACATATTTTAAACAAGGACCTGATGTTAGTTTGGAAATGTTCTCTTCCAGCTGGgccggtggtgcacacctgtaatcctagctactggaggctgaggcaagttcgaggccagccatccccagcacaaaaataaataaataaataaataaataaatttttaaaaatcatcttctaGAAAGAGCCAGAGCTCCTTGGAGAAGTGGCAGATTCCAGGACAGGGGCAGTGAAAGGAGCTGGTGGGGAGTGTGTGGGGCCTCTTGTACCAGAAAGCCAGGTAGCTTCTAAAAATGAAGGAGGTCATGTTCTAAGAAGGTAAGACCTGCCTTGCAAGGATCTCCACTGCCAGACTGGAGACAATCTGGGCATCAAAAAGAATGATCATTACAGTTGATGGGGATACTGAGTCTTTAAAAATCAGGAGTCCATAATCTACTCAAAAGAGAAAACTAACTGGGATGGGGAATCACACACTTGTGAcgtggaggctgaggtaggaggattgaaagtttgagtccagtctcagcaatttagtgagaccctgtatcaaaataaaaaggactggggtgtagctcagtggtagaggggtgccctgggttcactctccagtactgttaaaaaaaaatacgaaTAAGAAAAACTAGAAGTTTATCACCATTGAGGAGACTACTTTTAAGTCAACtccttactttaaaaatagataattaagGGCTGGAggttacagctcagtggcagagtgcttgcttagcatgcttaaAGCCctttcaatccttagtacccccccacaaataataataaggtcTTGGGTTCTATGCCAGGTGTCATATGCACAAACAATAAGAAGAATTAAGAACTTATTCTGCTTTTCCATAAGGGATTGTATTTCAAGAAAACCCAAGATAAACAGGGAAACCCTACAGAAATTTTTCATCTAATAAATGTTTcaggaatagaattttaaaatcaattttttttttgcaatcacTAATTAAATAATTGATTCAGGCAAAGATAATCAATTGTTATCAAAAACTGTGTGGCAAATTCTGAGGAGCCAGATATTTCCTGGATTCAAGAGGAAAACTTGACTTTACATAGGTGGAGTGAGATCTTCACCCCTTCTTTTATGCCAGCAGACCTTGCTACAATCTCTAGTAGTAAACATCCAGGTATCAAATGTCCTCTGATGTGAAGAACATCACCTCTGGTCCAAAATctttaacctgaccctaactcagtTTCTTATTTCTAATGTCCAGTTCACAGGAAACACATCGTATAGAGGAAACACATGGAATTAGACCCAAAAGGTGGAACATTCATTCTACAGCCTCCTTCCCAAGCCTGATCAGCAAGCTAGTAGCATGGGAATGCACTGGTCTAGATTAAAGGACACTTAGCATAGAGATGCTTAGCAGCAGAGCGCTTTTCTACcatgctcaaagccctgggttcaatcctcagtacccccccccccaaataataagaataatataatCACTTAAAGGACAGAAGAACTGGGTGCAGGGTATAGTCCTGGACTGAGCAAACAGCAGATGGAAAAAGCAGTTTTAGGACAACTGGAGAACTCTGAATTTGAATTTGGTATTTGATGAGTTAAGGAATTAGTTGTGTGTGATAAAATGTTTTGGCAAGGTAGTAGAATGTTTTTGAGAGATGTAAATCCAAGTATTTTGAGGTGAAACATCATGATGTCTATAATCTACTCTAAAATCCTTGGCATTTAAAATTGGCAAAAagtagaaaagtaaaagaaaagaaagaatgccctgtggggggaggggtggttctGAAAGTCAGCCATTAAGAAGGGATGTTGAAATCACTGTTGTAATGGCTCATACCCACTATGCTCAGTGGGTTAGGGGTCACCCCAGAGATCCCCACATGCAGCCAACCCTCTTGTGCTCTAGCCACCCCAGGCTTCTCAAGAACAGACCATGCATacctgggcctggtggtgcatacctgtaatcccagagatttaggaggctgaggcaagaggatatcaagttcaaggccagcctcagcaactcaacatggccctaagcaacttagggaggaaaccctgtctcaaggggaaaaaaagaaaatttgggggaCATATCTCTGTggttaaaaaccaaaacaacaacaacaacaacaacaacaaaaaacacccactgggttttcaatccccagcacatccctccaaaaataaaaataaaaaaaccagaCCATTCAGAATGCTGGGTACCAGAGTAAAAGGGGAGACCAACTTGAGGCTATGCCCAACTCCATCCTAAATGTTAATAATAACTGTAATAACAATGGACTGCACTGGAGGAGGCCTTGCTGGACACTGAGCACTGCAGAAGCACCTTTGTGCATCTCAGTGAGGCTCTGTGCCCTCAGACAAGTTACTCAACCTCTCAGAGCCTTAGTTTCTCCATGTGTAAAAGGGAGATGAAAAGAAAACCTATTTCATGGGCTCACCATATGGATTCATTGACAGAATGCAGATATTTGGCTGCTGGGGCTCCAGAAATGTTAGCTGTCATTTACTCAACATGGCTGAGCTGGATGGAGGATGCAGGACTGAATCAACTGTTTGGGGGTAAATCCTAAATCTGAGAATTGGAGTTTTGGCTGAGGGGCAACAGGGACCTCAGCTCTAGTGCAAAGCTCAGATACCTCATGGTCCTCCTAACTCTTGGTATTAGCCTCACGCTGGGTTTCTTTCAGGAAGAGGTGGATAAGCAGGGAAGGGTCCTCTTCCCACTCTCCCACCAGGATAGAAGTACTTTAGACCCCCTGACCTCCCTGCCTGCAACAGAAGCCACACCATTCTTTGCACAGAGCTGTGGGCAGATGGAGGCATGGTGACAACGACAGAAATGGCTTGATGAGGAGCCCAGAGCAGAGACAAAGTTCGGTACCAATCTCGTACCAATTCTTAAATAAGGGAGGGGGACCTCACCtgctcagggggctggggcttgCTTTCCAGGCTCTGCAGCCTCCCCTGGACATCCAGCATGTTCTCCTGCAGTGCCCGAACTGTCCCCACCAGCCATGTATCCAACTCCTGGGGCCCCAGCAGGGTGACCCCCAACCCTTCTGCAAAGCACAGAGACACAGGGAAGGGGACTCAGCTATGGTGCAGACTTGGGCAGGTCTGGGAAAGTGTCTAAGTAGAGCTGAATGCTTAGTCCCAAGTATGCCTCTTGTAATGGCCTCATCCACAGGGCTGAGTACTGGGCTGTGGCGGGTGAGAGGATTGAATCCCACAATTTCCATTGATTAGCTGGAAGAATATGGGTAAATCTTTAACTTTGAGGAGTCTCATTTTGTCATCTGAAAGTTAGAAGGActtgggggtatggctcagtagtagagcgctcccctagcccTCAAGGCAGCTTGCTcagtgaaataaaggaaatatttatggACATGCTCCTTTGGGGATTTGGCACACAGGAAATTCTAAACGGGAATAGGGCAGAATTCATTGTCTTTTGAGATTCCCAAGagagaatttcagaaaattttggtGACTTCCCAAAGCCATGAAGCTGGCAGTGACAGAGCTGTCCTTGCTCAGCGACCTGCAGAGGGTATAGACTCTTGGGTGGCCTGCAGGTGAGGAGGCAGGGCAGGGGTTTGTCCACCCAGGCAGGCGTCTGCGGCTGTTTGGCAACCTTTGCTGGGCAGAGGCTGCTGTCCCCAGGACCTGCTCTAGACTTTTACCTTTGCCCTAAGAGTGAAGCCAAGGGAAGGCCTGGGGCCCTAGAACCCTGGGGAAGGGCAGAGGGGGTGAAAGGACAGCAGGAGCTCACCTTCCTCTCCAGGGGGCTCAAGACTGTTTCTGGTGTCAGGCTCTCCTCCAGCTGCTCCCCTCTGTTCTGCCCAAACCTGCTGAGATGAGTCACAGGTCCAGGGGTGGAAGTGGAGAACCAGGGCACAGTgggtagggaaggggaaggaatggAGGGTAGTCTCACCAACTCAGGTTCTAGCTGCTCCAGGGAATCACAGAAAACCTCCAAGTCCAGGTCTCTGGGTGGCTGGGACTCTGGGTAAGGGGAGGTAGGGTTATTGCCAAGAGAAGGccctggagggaagggaggggtgcaGAGCTGGGCAGAGACACCCATTCAGAAGATACCAGGAGTCCCGCCACAGATACCAGGACCCCAGGAGTGAGCCCCTGGAACAGGCATCCCAGAGCCTGTCCCCTGGCCTTTGGAAATGTAGGGGGGCTCAGTGTCCATGGGCAAGAGCCATGAAGGTCACAGCATGGCATGCCTCCCAGCCTGCTCTCCTCCACCCCTCCTAGAGGTGGCCACCACCAGCCTGGGTTTAGTCCTTTGTGCCTCCTGCCCAAGCACTAACCTGGGCATGGGGATGCTGGCTGCTTGGGATGGCAGGGAGGTCCAGGGATAGCCCCATCATCACCATTCAGCACCTGCACTTTCCAGCCTGTTAGGACACAATATccagagatggggctggggaaaGGCTAGTACCACTTAAGTGACATCAAGTCCCTCAGCCCCATTAGCTAGGAACACTGCTGAACACCCAGTCCATCAAGAGCACTGGCTGGGGTCCTTACAGGGACATCAACTGGGGCCCTCGGTGTCCAGCACCTCCCTTCCCAGCCCCCTTAGCCTAGACCTAAGACAGTTCACTTGAACTTTTGGAGCTCCCATGCTCGGGATCTGACCTGTGACCCTTCTCAGGAAGCTTTCTGGGGGCCTCGGCATGTCTGGGATCACCTGGTACAGGGGCTCGAAGTAACCAAACATATCCTCTGCCACCTCGCCCAGTGGCACGGTGTCGATCACCTGTGGGGGAGGGGCTCTCATGGAGAAGAGTTGGCCCTTCCCACCTCTGCTCCCTCTGTCCTCTTTCAGTGGGCCCCTTCCCCATTACTATGCCCTGGCATACACTTCTACCTTGCACCCTGCAAGACACAGGGGCAACAGGAAGGTGGTGATTCCCAAGTTGGTATCAATGTGTAGGAGACATGATGGAGATCAGCACCAGAAGGGTGAGGGGCAAGCCATCGATCTGGAAGCTTGGGGACAGAGAGCCACAGCCCTTCATACCTTCTGTGCTACGAGTTTCATCTCAGTGATGTAGGCGGACATGGCCTCCTCCCTGCTCATCTTGCCCAGGCTGTTCCAGGCATCCCTGGAGTGTGGGGGGAGGGGTAGAGGGCTGTGAAAAGGCTGGTTAACAGCTGAACCGAAGTTGATGGGCAGGTGAGGAGCTCACCACTTATATCGTCCAATGGGGTCCCAGAATCCAGGCCTTGGGACCAAGCAGGGCCCCATGGTAGCTTGCTTGTAGTAGCTATAGAATCGCAGCATCTCTTCGTAGGACGGGCGGTAAGAACCTGGGTACAGGATTGGGAAGTGGAGAACACAACATCACCTCCAGCTCAAGAGAATAGAGGGAAAGGGGGAACACCCCTGGAGAGGGCAGAGATGGGGAGGGGTCCCATCCATCTGGACAAGGACAGGAGATAGCGGGGACCATCAGGATAGTCCAGGTAGGAACTTGTGTGAAAACACTGCAAGGATCTTCCTCACTAATTTCTTAGAGTCTTACCCCAGCATCCTGAACCCCAAAGCGCTGGTCCCCGCAGCCTCACCATTCTTAGGAAGGTTCTGAATGACGCTGACCGCAGCCTGGAACTGTTTCTGGTAGTCTGGCTCTGGGCTTTCATTCTTGGTGCCCATGCTTCTCCAAGCCCTGGGGCCCTACTTTGGGGCGACTCTGCAAGAACGACCCTAGGTATGAGCAAGCCTCAAGATCCATGAGCCACGGGTCCATTCCCAGAGGAGCGTAACTAGGGTCTTTAGAGGCCTGAGAGAGAGCTGTGAAGTCAGAAATTGAGGCTGAGCAGGCTCATTTTCCCTACCTCAAGGCAGTAGGGGTGGGGTCGATGTGGTGAGGACCTCAATAAGTGAGTGGAGAACCAGGTGCCAAGGGTTCCAGAGCTGACATGTCTCAGATGCGCTTTTCTAGGTGCACATCTCCAGCTCCTGGACAGGCGAATGAGGGAACGAAGGATCAGGGCGGGGCGAACAGCCTCGGACCAAGGGCCCCCATAGCCCGGCCCGGCACTCACCCCGCGACTCCCAATGCCGGGACACCTGGGTCCTCTCTCGCCACTAACTGGTGGCTTCCGACTGACCTCTGGGTCCAGTCTGGCTGGGATGGGAACGCACTGCAAGAGGGTAAATTCAAGCCAATGAGAGGCACCGTTTCACATTCAGTTTCTATACACTAACCACTCAGAACGGCCCTTTCAAGATTATGTAAATAGCGTCGCGGTGCTTGTACCAATCAGGCGGGGATAATCTACGTGTTGGACTCCCAAATCCGACAGCCAGAGGCGAGCTGCGGCGCCCCCCGGTGGACATAGTGAATAGTCGTGGGGTCCTTGCGCCCCCTCGTGGAAATTCACTCCCGCTGGTTTTTGCCCACCCCACTATATATAGGAGCCGTCCAACTCAGATTTTCGGATACTTGGGCGCTGGGGAATGAGAAGTAATAGAGTCTTGTTTTGAGCCAAGAGTTCTGGAGGAGAGACATCGGAGCTGAATTTTGGAAGATTTGAGAGTGACCCAAGAGAATTACGAGGATGGTACTCCTGGAAGAAGGGCTCGAAAGATCAATAAGTACAAAGGTGAAGACTTgatattcagaaagaaaattcaaggCTCCACAGGGGTGGGGACTCAAGTC contains:
- the Acbd4 gene encoding acyl-CoA-binding domain-containing protein 4 isoform X7 — encoded protein: MKAQSQTTRNSSRLRSASFRTFLRMVRLRGPALWGSGCWGSYRPSYEEMLRFYSYYKQATMGPCLVPRPGFWDPIGRYKWDAWNSLGKMSREEAMSAYITEMKLVAQKVIDTVPLGEVAEDMFGYFEPLYQVIPDMPRPPESFLRRVTESQPPRDLDLEVFCDSLEQLEPELQVWAEQRGAAGGEPDTRNSLEPPGEEEGLGVTLLGPQELDTWLVGTVRALQENMLDVQGRLQSLESKPQPPEQQRPRPRARPWPLRLSAPTLLFLLLWPFVVQWLLRQFRIQKR
- the Acbd4 gene encoding acyl-CoA-binding domain-containing protein 4 isoform X5 produces the protein MGTKNESPEPDYQKQFQAAVSVIQNLPKNGSYRPSYEEMLRFYSYYKQATMGPCLVPRPGFWDPIGRYKWDAWNSLGKMSREEAMSAYITEMKLVAQKVIDTVPLGEVAEDMFGYFEPLYQVIPDMPRPPESFLRRVTGWKVQVLNGDDGAIPGPPCHPKQPASPCPESQPPRDLDLEVFCDSLEQLEPELVWAEQRGAAGGEPDTRNSLEPPGEEEGLGVTLLGPQELDTWLVGTVRALQENMLDVQGRLQSLESKPQPPEQQRPRPRARPWPLRLSAPTLLFLLLWPFVVQWLLRQFRIQKR
- the Acbd4 gene encoding acyl-CoA-binding domain-containing protein 4 isoform X4 — encoded protein: MKAQSQTTRNSSRLRSASFRTFLRMVRLRGPALWGSGCWGSYRPSYEEMLRFYSYYKQATMGPCLVPRPGFWDPIGRYKWDAWNSLGKMSREEAMSAYITEMKLVAQKVIDTVPLGEVAEDMFGYFEPLYQVIPDMPRPPESFLRRVTGWKVQVLNGDDGAIPGPPCHPKQPASPCPESQPPRDLDLEVFCDSLEQLEPELVWAEQRGAAGGEPDTRNSLEPPGEEEGLGVTLLGPQELDTWLVGTVRALQENMLDVQGRLQSLESKPQPPEQQRPRPRARPWPLRLSAPTLLFLLLWPFVVQWLLRQFRIQKR
- the Acbd4 gene encoding acyl-CoA-binding domain-containing protein 4 isoform X8, whose product is MKAQSQTTRNSSRLRSASFRTFLRMVRLRGPALWGSGCWGSYRPSYEEMLRFYSYYKQATMGPCLVPRPGFWDPIGRYKWDAWNSLGKMSREEAMSAYITEMKLVAQKVIDTVPLGEVAEDMFGYFEPLYQVIPDMPRPPESFLRRVTESQPPRDLDLEVFCDSLEQLEPELVWAEQRGAAGGEPDTRNSLEPPGEEEGLGVTLLGPQELDTWLVGTVRALQENMLDVQGRLQSLESKPQPPEQQRPRPRARPWPLRLSAPTLLFLLLWPFVVQWLLRQFRIQKR
- the Acbd4 gene encoding acyl-CoA-binding domain-containing protein 4 isoform X1: MKAQSQTTRNSSRLRSASFRTFLRMVRLRGPALWGSGCWGSYRPSYEEMLRFYSYYKQATMGPCLVPRPGFWDPIGRYKWDAWNSLGKMSREEAMSAYITEMKLVAQKVIDTVPLGEVAEDMFGYFEPLYQVIPDMPRPPESFLRRVTGWKVQVLNGDDGAIPGPPCHPKQPASPCPGPSLGNNPTSPYPESQPPRDLDLEVFCDSLEQLEPELQVWAEQRGAAGGEPDTRNSLEPPGEEEGLGVTLLGPQELDTWLVGTVRALQENMLDVQGRLQSLESKPQPPEQQRPRPRARPWPLRLSAPTLLFLLLWPFVVQWLLRQFRIQKR
- the Acbd4 gene encoding acyl-CoA-binding domain-containing protein 4 isoform X2 — translated: MKAQSQTTRNSSRLRSASFRTFLRMVRLRGPALWGSGCWGSYRPSYEEMLRFYSYYKQATMGPCLVPRPGFWDPIGRYKWDAWNSLGKMSREEAMSAYITEMKLVAQKVIDTVPLGEVAEDMFGYFEPLYQVIPDMPRPPESFLRRVTGWKVQVLNGDDGAIPGPPCHPKQPASPCPGPSLGNNPTSPYPESQPPRDLDLEVFCDSLEQLEPELVWAEQRGAAGGEPDTRNSLEPPGEEEGLGVTLLGPQELDTWLVGTVRALQENMLDVQGRLQSLESKPQPPEQQRPRPRARPWPLRLSAPTLLFLLLWPFVVQWLLRQFRIQKR
- the Acbd4 gene encoding acyl-CoA-binding domain-containing protein 4 isoform X3 — its product is MKAQSQTTRNSSRLRSASFRTFLRMVRLRGPALWGSGCWGSYRPSYEEMLRFYSYYKQATMGPCLVPRPGFWDPIGRYKWDAWNSLGKMSREEAMSAYITEMKLVAQKVIDTVPLGEVAEDMFGYFEPLYQVIPDMPRPPESFLRRVTGWKVQVLNGDDGAIPGPPCHPKQPASPCPESQPPRDLDLEVFCDSLEQLEPELQVWAEQRGAAGGEPDTRNSLEPPGEEEGLGVTLLGPQELDTWLVGTVRALQENMLDVQGRLQSLESKPQPPEQQRPRPRARPWPLRLSAPTLLFLLLWPFVVQWLLRQFRIQKR
- the Acbd4 gene encoding acyl-CoA-binding domain-containing protein 4 isoform X6 gives rise to the protein MGTKNESPEPDYQKQFQAAVSVIQNLPKNGSYRPSYEEMLRFYSYYKQATMGPCLVPRPGFWDPIGRYKWDAWNSLGKMSREEAMSAYITEMKLVAQKVIDTVPLGEVAEDMFGYFEPLYQVIPDMPRPPESFLRRVTGWKVQVLNGDDGAIPGPPCHPKQPASPCPESQPPRDLDLEVFCDSLEQLEPELVWAEQRGAAGGEPDTRNSLEPPGEEEGLGVTLLGPQELDTWLVGTVRALQENMLDVQGRLQSLESKPQPPEQRPRPRARPWPLRLSAPTLLFLLLWPFVVQWLLRQFRIQKR